The Kiritimatiellia bacterium genome segment TTCTTTCACCTACAACCTCGTGCATGCCTTCGGTTCGCTCGGGGTTGAAATAAAGGTGTTTCGCAACGATGTCATTTCCGCGGAGGACGTCATCGGCCTGGCGCCCGCGGCAATCGTTATTTCGCCCGGCCCCTGCACGCCGAAGGAAGCGGGTATTTCGGTTGAGCTCATCCGCCGGGCGTCCGGACGGATACCGCTTTTGGGCGTGTGTCTCGGGCACCAGGCCATCGGCGAGGCGTTCGGCGCGAAAATAACCGGGGCAAAGGCCATTATGCACGGGAAAACGTCCATGATCAGCCATAACGGCAAGGGGCTTTACGCAAACCTGAAAAATCCTTTCACGGCCGGCCGCTATCACTCGCTGGCCATCGCCCGCGAAAGCCTGCCGCCGGAACTGCTTGTTGAGGCGGAGAGCGAAGACGGCGAAATCATGGGGGTCAGGCACCGGGATCATTGCGTTTACGGCATTCAATTCCATCCCGAGTCGGTCCTCACGCCTTCCGGAAAACGGCTTTTGAAGAACTTTCTTGAAGTGAAGGACAAGACAAGGGGGGGGAAGCCATGACCGGAAAAATGAGAGACGCAGGAAAATCCGCAACCGCCATTGCCGCCGCCGCAGTCATGCTGGCCGTTTTCGGCGGCCGGCCGGCCGCCGGAAACGACGAAGTCGGCGTCCTGAAACAGACCTCCAGGGCTTTTTCCGCCATAGCGCAGAAAGCCATTCCGGCCGTTGTTTTCATCAAGGTTGAAAAAACAATTCCGGGCGCTTTTTCTCCGGGCCAGAGCGGGATGCGCGCCTATCCTTTTGACGGCCGGGATGTTCCCGATGACGATCTTTTTGAGTTTTTTTTCCGGGGACGCGGCCGCCCGCACAGGGAAAACAGGCAATTCCGCGTCCTGGGGCAGGGGACTGGCTTTATCATCAGCAAGGACGGCTACATCCTGACCAACAATCATATTGTCGGCGATGCGGATAAAATCATGGTCAAACTGCATGACGGCCGCGAATTCCAGGCCGAAAACATCGGCAGCGACCCGCAGTCGGAAGTGGCGGTGATCAAGATAAAGGGCGATGGTTTTCCCTGTCTTGCCCCCGGCGATTCCGACGCCATTGAGATCGGCGAATGGGCCATCGCCATCGGCAATCCTTTCGGCTTGTCGGAGACCCTGACGGTGGGCGTCATCAGCGCCAAGGGGCGCAGCAATCTCGGGCTGGTTGATTACGAGGATTTCATTCAGACGGATGCCGCCATTAATCCCGGAAATTCCGGCGGCCCCCTGCTTAACATTGACGGACAGGTTATCGGCATCAGCACGGCCATTTTCAGCCAGACGGGCGGATCGCTGGGCATCGGATTTGCCATCCCGATCAACATGGCGATTGCCATCAAGGAACAACTGGTCGCAAAGGGAAAAGTTACGCGGGGATACCTCGGCATTGCCATGCAGGATATCACTTCCGACCTCGCGGCTTCTTTCGGCT includes the following:
- a CDS encoding aminodeoxychorismate/anthranilate synthase component II encodes the protein MIVMIDNYDSFTYNLVHAFGSLGVEIKVFRNDVISAEDVIGLAPAAIVISPGPCTPKEAGISVELIRRASGRIPLLGVCLGHQAIGEAFGAKITGAKAIMHGKTSMISHNGKGLYANLKNPFTAGRYHSLAIARESLPPELLVEAESEDGEIMGVRHRDHCVYGIQFHPESVLTPSGKRLLKNFLEVKDKTRGGKP
- a CDS encoding DegQ family serine endoprotease is translated as MTGKMRDAGKSATAIAAAAVMLAVFGGRPAAGNDEVGVLKQTSRAFSAIAQKAIPAVVFIKVEKTIPGAFSPGQSGMRAYPFDGRDVPDDDLFEFFFRGRGRPHRENRQFRVLGQGTGFIISKDGYILTNNHIVGDADKIMVKLHDGREFQAENIGSDPQSEVAVIKIKGDGFPCLAPGDSDAIEIGEWAIAIGNPFGLSETLTVGVISAKGRSNLGLVDYEDFIQTDAAINPGNSGGPLLNIDGQVIGISTAIFSQTGGSLGIGFAIPINMAIAIKEQLVAKGKVTRGYLGIAMQDITSDLAASFGLSRGAPGVLVADVVRGSVAEQAGLKPGDVIIEFAGRPVQNANFLRNQVAMTAPGAAAEIKIIRNNKEMLLPITVGSQTPNPAGARAGGIASEKLGLTVENITEEFSGRAGFEPGSGVIVSSVRPDSPAHRMGIAPGDVICGVNREPVVSADDFNAALEKSAESGLVLLLVKDREESRFIAVRLE